The Bacillaceae bacterium S4-13-56 genome has a window encoding:
- a CDS encoding ABC transporter ATP-binding protein has protein sequence MEGILLDVKNLTTQFRTGKGVVTAVDGISFQIKRGEILGIVGESGCGKSMTSQSILRLVGAKRNETISGEVLFNGENLLEKSEKAMLNIRGSKIGLIAQDPMTSLNPVYTVGNQIAEVPLIHEKVSKKTAWTRAIEMLKKVGIPSAEERAAQYPHQFSGGMRQRGVIGMALAGNPSLLIADEPTTALDVTIQAQVLDLILKLREETNAGIMMITHDLGVVAEICDKVAVMYAGKIVEQATVEELFENPKHPYTKGLLASLPKFGSKERLEPVQGQPPTLTDLPEGCRFADRCPFVFEKCHSVHPPFFSTGEGHGTACYLYEEEVQEWKQRDKNLSE, from the coding sequence GTGGAAGGTATTTTATTGGATGTAAAAAACTTAACAACACAGTTTAGAACAGGAAAAGGCGTTGTGACAGCGGTAGATGGTATCTCCTTTCAAATTAAACGAGGGGAAATACTCGGCATTGTTGGTGAGTCTGGATGTGGTAAAAGCATGACATCTCAATCTATCCTTAGGCTTGTAGGAGCGAAAAGAAATGAAACAATAAGCGGAGAAGTGCTGTTTAATGGTGAAAATCTATTGGAAAAAAGTGAGAAAGCGATGTTGAATATTAGGGGAAGTAAGATAGGCTTAATTGCTCAAGATCCAATGACATCTCTTAATCCTGTTTACACTGTTGGTAATCAGATTGCAGAGGTTCCTTTGATTCATGAGAAAGTTTCTAAAAAGACAGCTTGGACTCGAGCAATTGAAATGTTAAAAAAGGTAGGAATCCCATCGGCAGAGGAGCGTGCGGCACAATACCCTCACCAGTTTAGTGGTGGTATGAGGCAACGAGGTGTTATTGGGATGGCGCTCGCAGGTAACCCGTCTTTACTTATCGCAGATGAACCTACTACTGCATTAGACGTGACTATACAGGCACAAGTGTTAGATCTAATTCTCAAGCTGCGAGAGGAGACTAATGCGGGCATTATGATGATTACACATGACCTAGGTGTTGTAGCTGAAATTTGTGATAAAGTAGCTGTCATGTATGCAGGGAAAATTGTTGAACAGGCAACTGTCGAAGAATTATTTGAAAATCCTAAACATCCATATACAAAAGGGTTGTTAGCATCTTTACCTAAATTTGGGAGCAAAGAGAGGCTAGAACCTGTGCAGGGACAACCTCCTACTCTAACTGATTTACCTGAAGGGTGTCGTTTTGCGGATAGATGTCCATTTGTATTTGAAAAATGCCATTCTGTACACCCACCATTTTTTTCAACTGGTGAGGGGCATGGGACTGCTTGTTATTTATATGAAGAGGAGGTGCAGGAATGGAAACAAAGAGACAAGAACTTGTCCGAGTAG
- a CDS encoding ABC transporter permease, with the protein MSDLWKRFIQNRIALVGFIFISIILLTAIFAKWLTPYDPYAMNPISRLQPPNGDYWFGTDQFGRDIFSRIIYGARISLQVGLIAVGFSFVIGTLIGLVSGYFGGWIDNILSRVTDVLFSFPDILLALVIMAILGPSLNNLMLAIGIVYTPIFARIARGTVLNIRDSLYIEAARSMGVKAHTILLRHILPNAMAPLIVQITLSFAFAILAEAALSFLGLGVSPDTPSWGIMLSEAKDWMELSWWAAVFPGIAITLAVFSFNVMGDGLRDALDPRLNNEKS; encoded by the coding sequence ATGAGTGATTTATGGAAAAGATTTATACAAAATAGAATAGCGCTAGTAGGGTTCATCTTTATTTCTATTATTCTACTAACTGCCATTTTTGCCAAATGGTTAACTCCTTATGACCCTTATGCAATGAACCCGATAAGTCGTCTCCAGCCTCCGAATGGTGATTATTGGTTTGGAACTGATCAATTCGGTCGTGATATATTTAGTAGAATTATTTATGGTGCTAGAATTTCTCTTCAAGTAGGGCTTATAGCTGTTGGGTTCTCCTTTGTAATTGGAACTTTGATTGGATTAGTCTCGGGATATTTTGGTGGATGGATAGATAACATCCTTTCCAGAGTTACGGATGTGCTATTTTCTTTTCCAGATATCTTATTAGCTCTAGTTATTATGGCTATATTAGGTCCTAGTTTAAACAATCTCATGCTAGCTATCGGTATTGTTTACACACCAATTTTTGCTAGAATAGCGCGAGGCACAGTATTAAATATTCGTGATTCATTATATATAGAGGCAGCAAGGTCCATGGGGGTAAAAGCCCACACTATTTTGCTTCGACACATACTCCCAAATGCAATGGCTCCATTAATTGTTCAAATTACTTTGTCGTTTGCGTTTGCAATCCTGGCTGAAGCTGCTCTTAGCTTTTTAGGGCTAGGCGTATCACCAGATACCCCTTCCTGGGGAATTATGCTAAGTGAGGCGAAGGATTGGATGGAACTGTCATGGTGGGCAGCAGTATTCCCAGGTATCGCCATTACATTAGCTGTATTTAGTTTTAACGTAATGGGGGACGGTTTGCGTGACGCTTTAGATCCTAGGTTAAATAACGAAAAATCATAG
- a CDS encoding ABC transporter permease: protein MGKYIFKRLLVAIPVLFGISIISFFIVRLVPGDTVTALLGANYNEEQATILRERLGLNEPLIVQYGLWISNIIQGDFGFSSFSNQPVLDAIIDRLPVTLELTVISVVFAIVVAIPLGTYAAIKRNSIMDYGASFFGMFGISVPNFWLGTLMMLLFALHWGVLPSGGFVPITEDIWNNFRSMVMPGLALGTAVGAVVMRMTRSSMLEIVGEEYMKMAKAKGVSNKRWVWKHGLKNALIPVITVVGIQTGYLLGGSVVIEQIFSLPGIGRLALQSITNRDYALLQGTILFIASAFVLINLVVDIIYAFLNPKIRY from the coding sequence GTGGGAAAATATATATTTAAACGATTATTAGTCGCCATTCCCGTTTTATTTGGAATTTCGATAATCTCATTTTTTATCGTTAGACTTGTTCCAGGTGATACGGTTACCGCATTATTAGGTGCTAATTATAACGAGGAACAGGCAACTATTTTACGAGAAAGGTTAGGATTAAATGAACCTTTAATTGTGCAATATGGCTTATGGATATCCAATATAATACAAGGAGATTTTGGGTTTTCTTCCTTTTCAAATCAACCTGTATTAGATGCAATAATTGACCGACTTCCTGTAACACTTGAACTGACAGTGATTAGTGTTGTATTTGCAATTGTTGTTGCCATTCCTTTAGGTACGTACGCTGCAATAAAAAGAAATTCGATTATGGATTACGGTGCCAGTTTCTTTGGTATGTTCGGAATTTCCGTACCCAATTTCTGGCTAGGCACACTGATGATGTTGCTTTTTGCATTGCATTGGGGCGTCCTTCCGTCTGGGGGATTTGTGCCAATTACAGAAGACATATGGAATAATTTTAGATCGATGGTCATGCCAGGACTCGCTTTAGGCACGGCAGTTGGTGCGGTGGTTATGCGAATGACTAGATCATCCATGCTTGAAATTGTGGGTGAAGAGTATATGAAGATGGCAAAAGCAAAAGGGGTTTCTAACAAGCGATGGGTTTGGAAGCACGGATTGAAGAATGCGCTTATTCCTGTCATTACCGTTGTTGGTATACAAACTGGTTATTTACTTGGAGGTTCGGTAGTCATCGAGCAAATTTTTTCGTTACCGGGGATAGGGCGTCTTGCTTTACAGTCGATCACCAATCGAGATTATGCCTTATTGCAGGGGACAATTTTATTCATTGCGTCAGCCTTTGTTCTTATTAATTTAGTAGTTGACATTATTTACGCATTTTTAAATCCTAAAATAAGATATTAA